The nucleotide sequence CTGGAGTTCAACGTTTGTTGATTTTCTATCAAATAAATGCTCAGAAATAAACGGGCAGGAAAATGCATTTAATTATTATGAAGAGTACTAGATGTAGTTATGAAAGAAAAATTTAAACCCAAAGGACATGTAGTCCTATGGGTTTTTAAATAAAAAAATGCACATAAAATTCCCATAAATTTCTTGTTTTTTAAAACCTTGATAGTATATACTATGTATTGTACGTGCTTATATTATTTTGGAGGTGAAGGGTATGTCTGATAAACAATTGAATTTGGATTTAGAAGGCTGTAAAGATTTTTTGGGGGGACATGAAATAGATTTAATGCAGTCTTTTGTAAATGAGGCTCATTATATGCTTCATAAAAAAACAGGCATTGGGAATGAATTTACAGGATGGATTGATCTTCCGAAAAATTATGATAGGGTAGAATTTGATAGAATAAAGAGGTCTGCTAAAAAAATTAGAGATAATTCAGATGTATTTATAGTTATAGGAATAGGTGGTTCATATCTTGGAGCGAGAGCTGCTATAGATATGCTTTCACATACATTTTATAATGACTTACCAAAAGAAAAGAGGAATGGTCCTAAAATATATTTCTTAGGAAATAGTTTAAGTTCAACATATATAGCAGATCTTCTCGAAGTAATTGAAGATAAAGATATTTCTGTAAATGTAATATCAAAATCAGGTACAACAACAGAACCAGCAATAGCTTTCAGAATTTTAAGGGAATTACTTGAAAAAAAATATGGTAAAGCTGAAGCAAGAAATAGAATATTTGCTACGACAGATAAAAAAAATGGAGCACTTAAGTCTCTTGCTGATACGGAAGGATATCGAACTTTTATAATTCCAGATGATATTGGTGGAAGATTTTCAGTACTTACAGCGGTTGGAATTTTACCTATAGCAGTAGCTGGAATAGATATAGATAATTTAATGAAAGGTGCAGAGGATGCATCAGTTATTTACAGCACATCGAAATTGAGTGAAAATGATGCTTATAAATATGCGGTAGTAAGAAATGTTTTATATAGAAAAGGAAAAACTACGGAGATACTTGCAAATTTTGAACCGTGTCTTCATTATTTTGGAGAATGGTGGAAGCAATTGTATGGAGAAAGTGAAGGTAAAGATCATAAAGGCCTATTTCCGGCATCAGTAAATTTTTCAACAGATCTTCATTCAATAGGGCAATTTATACAAGATGGAAGTAGAAATTTGATTGAAACATTTTTAAATGTAGAAAAGCCAAAAAAAGATTTTGAAATAAGGCCGGATAAAGAAAATTTAGATAAACTAAATTTTATTCAAGGAAAGACAATAGGATTTGTAAATCAACAGGCTTTTAGAGCTACAGTTTTAGCCCATATTAGTGGATATGTCCCATGTATGGTTCTAAACATTCCAGAAATAAGTCCATATTATTTGGGACATATGATTTACTTCTTTGAAAAAGCTTGTGGTATAAGCGGATATTTATTAGGAGTTAATCCGTTTAATCAACCCGGAGTTGAAGAATATAAGAAGAATATGTTTGCATTTCTTGAAAAACCGGGATATGAAGAATTGACAGCTAAAATTAAAGAAAGAATGTAAAGGAATAAATTATGAGAATTTTAGTAGATGCAGATGCATGCCCAGGAAAGAAATTAATAGAAAAAGCAGCAAGGGAAAATGATATTGAACTTATTTTTTATTGTGATATAAGCCATATTA is from Clostridium fermenticellae and encodes:
- a CDS encoding glucose-6-phosphate isomerase, producing the protein MSDKQLNLDLEGCKDFLGGHEIDLMQSFVNEAHYMLHKKTGIGNEFTGWIDLPKNYDRVEFDRIKRSAKKIRDNSDVFIVIGIGGSYLGARAAIDMLSHTFYNDLPKEKRNGPKIYFLGNSLSSTYIADLLEVIEDKDISVNVISKSGTTTEPAIAFRILRELLEKKYGKAEARNRIFATTDKKNGALKSLADTEGYRTFIIPDDIGGRFSVLTAVGILPIAVAGIDIDNLMKGAEDASVIYSTSKLSENDAYKYAVVRNVLYRKGKTTEILANFEPCLHYFGEWWKQLYGESEGKDHKGLFPASVNFSTDLHSIGQFIQDGSRNLIETFLNVEKPKKDFEIRPDKENLDKLNFIQGKTIGFVNQQAFRATVLAHISGYVPCMVLNIPEISPYYLGHMIYFFEKACGISGYLLGVNPFNQPGVEEYKKNMFAFLEKPGYEELTAKIKERM